In a single window of the Callithrix jacchus isolate 240 chromosome 1, calJac240_pri, whole genome shotgun sequence genome:
- the PRODH gene encoding proline dehydrogenase 1, mitochondrial isoform X5, protein MKMTFYGHFVAGEDQESIQPLIRHNRAFGVGTILDYGVEEDLGPEEAEHREMESCTSAAERDSSGTNKQEKQYQAYWAFRDHRDGVISARTYFYANEAKCDSHMETLLRCIEASGAASDDGFLAIKLTLLGRPQFLLQFSDVLTKWRCFFHQMAAEQGQAGLAAMDTKLEVAVLQESVAKMGIASRAEIEDWFTAETLGVSGTVDLLDWSSLIDSRTKLCKHLVVPNTQTGQLEPLLSRFTEEEELQMTRMLQRMDVLAKKATEVGVRLMVDAEQTYFQPAISRLTLEMQRRFNVERPLIFSTHQCYLKDAYDNVTLDVELARREGWCFGSKLVRGAYMAQERARAAEIGYQDPINPTYEATNAMYHRCLDHVLKELKHNAKAKVMVATHNEDSVRFTLRRMEELCLHPAGHQVYFGQLLGMCDQISFPLGQAGYPVYKYVPYGPVMDVLPYLSRRALENSSLMKGARRERQLLWLELLRRLRTGSFFHRPA, encoded by the exons GGACTACGGAGTGGAGGAGGACCTGGGCCCCGAGGAGGCTGAGCACAGGGAGATGGA GTCCTGCACCTCAGCTGCggagagggacagcagtg GCACGAATAAGCAGGAGAAGCAATACCAGGCCTACTGGGCCTTCAGGGACCACAGGGATGGCGTCATCAGTGCCCGCACCTACTTCTATGCCAACGAAGCCAAGTGCGACAGTCACATGGAGACATTATTGCGCTGTATTGAGGCCTCAG GTGCAGCCAGCGACGACGGCTTCTTAGCCATTAAGCTAACGCTACTGGGGAGACCCCAGTTTCTG CTGCAGTTCTCAGACGTGCTGACCAAGTGGAGATGTTTCTTTCACCAAATGGCTGCGGAGCAAGGGCAGGCGGGCCTGGCTGCCATGGACACCAAGCTGGAGGTGGCAGTGCTGCAG GAAAGCGTCGCAAAGATGGGCATCGCATCCAGGGCTGAGATTGAGGACTGGTTCACGGCAGAGACCCTGGGAGTGTCTGG CACCGTGGACCTGCTGGACTGGAGCAGCCTCATCGACAGCAGGACCAAGCTCTGCAAGCACCTGGTGGTCCCTAACACACAG ACAGGACAGCTGGAGCCCCTGCTGTCCCGGTTTactgaggaggaggagctgcAGATGACGAGGATGCTGCAGCGGATGGATGTCCTGGCCAAG AAAGCGACAGAGGTGGGTGTGCGGCTGATGGTGGACGCCGAGCAGACCTACTTCCAGCCGGCCATCAGCCGCCTGACGCTAGAGATGCAGCGCAGGTTCAACGTGGAGAGGCCGCTCATCTTCAGCACGCACCAGTGCTACCTCAAG GATGCCTATGACAATGTGACCCTGGATGTGGAGCTGGCTCGCCGTGAGGGCTGGTGTTTTGGGTCCAAGCTGGTGCGGGGTGCATACATGGCCCAGGAGCGAGCCCGTGCGGCAGAGATTGGCTATCAGGACCCCATCAACCCCACGTACGAGGCCACCAACGCCATGTACCACAG GTGCCTGGACCACGTGTTGAAGGAGCTGAAGCACAATGCCAAGGCCAAGGTGATGGTGGCCACCCACAACGAGGACTCAGTGCGCTTCACACTGCGCAG GATGGAGGAGCTGTGCCTGCATCCCGCTGGCCACCAGGTGTATTTTGGCCAGCTGCTAGGCATGTGTGACCAGATCAGTTTCCCGCTGG GCCAGGCCGGCTACCCCGTGTACAAGTACGTGCCCTACGGCCCAGTGATGGACGTGCTGCCCTACCTGTCCCGCCGCGCCCTGGAGAACAGCAGCCTCATGAAGGGCGCCCGTCGGGAGCGGCAGCTGCTGTGGCTGGAGCTCTTGCGGCGGCTCCGAACTGGCAGCTTCTTCCATCGCCCTGCCTAG
- the LOC100385521 gene encoding protein DGCR6 — MDRYAGSLEEVADGTRQQERHYQLLSALQSLVKELPSSFQQRLSYTTLSDLALALLDGTVFEIVQGLLEIQHLTEKSLYNQRLRLQNEHRVLRQALRQKHQEAQQACRPHNLPVLQVAQQRELEAVEHRIHEEQRAMDRKIVLELDRKVADQQSTLEKAGVAGFYVTTNPQELMLQMNLLELIRKLQQRGCQAGKASLGLGGRWPPPAAQYDQEGSPVPP, encoded by the exons ATGGACCGCTACGCGGGCTCCTTGGAGGAGGTGGCGGACGGTACGCGGCAGCAAGAGCGACACTACCAGCTGCTGTCGGCGCTGCAGAGCCTGGTGAAGGAGTTGCCCAG CTCCTTCCAGCAGCGCCTGTCCTACACCACGCTCAGCGACCTGGCCCTGGCGCTTCTCGACGGCACCGTGTTCGAAATCGTGCAGGGGCTACTGGAGATCCAGCACCTCACCGAAAAGAGCCTGTACAACCAGCGCCTACGTCTACAGAACGAGCACCGAG TGCTCAGGCAGGCGCTGCGACAGAAGCACCAGGAAGCCCAGCAGGCCTGCCGGCCCCACAACCTGCCTGTGCTCCAGGTGGCTCAGCAGCGAGAACTAGAG GCGGTGGAGCACCGGATCCATGAGGAGCAGCGGGCAATGGACCGGAAGATCGTCCTAGAGCTGGACCGGAAGGTGGCTGACCAGCAGAGCACACTGGAGAAGGCGGGGGTGGCTGGCTTCTACGTGACCACCAACCCACAG GAGCTGATGCTGCAGATGAACCTGCTGGAGCTCATCCGGAAGCTGCAGCAGAGGGGCTGCCAGGCAGGGAAGGCATCCCTGGGACTGGGAGGTCGCTGGCCGCCGCCTGCTGCCCAGTATGACCAGGAAGGCAGCCCTGTCCCACCATAG